One Thermoanaerobacter pseudethanolicus ATCC 33223 DNA window includes the following coding sequences:
- a CDS encoding ABC transporter ATP-binding protein has protein sequence MWRLMFKNKLIFAITIFFLVLRSIFEVGLAILLKNLIEVAMGHSFRKMIDLMIIAILYICIASLINYCAAKSRRVLIKRCISYIRKRGFESIMNRETGRFYSSSRSYYINIFTKGMEILENSYFHVILDMLVGLTQFITAGILISLISPILGAFILTMSLIQLAIPMFSGKWIDGLNNQYMKEHNKFIGELNEQLGAFHIVKRFKLLGIMIGKYQMKSSEDLEKRYKLDLSKYLLNELSFLLGQIMFVGTYCIGGVLAMNRIISVADIVAASQLMTYVAFPLMRSSNYLVEIKSCKELRDEIHEILDTNFPDEGEFLNNDKSKIDEWDKITIKGLSFSYSSDTPVIKNLNCEFEKGKKYVIVGKSGSGKSTLLKIIAKMYMGYTGECLIGNNELSNINEKDYYDILSMVDQETYIFDATLKENVTLFSKDFSNEDVINALTEAGMSEFLKKIDYNLLLPLGEQGNSLSGGEKQRVSIARVFLRNPQIILFDEGTSNLDNETAGEVEEVLMNKDNCTVIAVMHRLNYHTMQMVDEILVMDNGEIIERGTYDELYNRKGFFYTLTMEGEEVL, from the coding sequence ATGTGGCGTTTAATGTTTAAAAACAAGTTGATTTTTGCTATAACAATATTTTTTTTAGTTTTACGGTCAATATTTGAAGTGGGGCTTGCCATTCTTCTAAAAAATTTAATAGAAGTAGCGATGGGGCATAGTTTCAGAAAAATGATTGATTTGATGATTATAGCAATATTATATATTTGTATAGCTTCATTAATAAATTATTGTGCTGCAAAATCACGTCGCGTTCTCATAAAACGGTGTATTTCTTATATAAGAAAAAGAGGATTCGAATCAATAATGAACAGAGAGACAGGCAGATTTTACAGCTCATCAAGGTCCTATTATATTAACATTTTTACTAAAGGAATGGAGATACTGGAAAATTCATATTTTCACGTTATATTAGATATGCTTGTTGGGTTAACTCAATTCATAACTGCTGGGATATTAATATCTTTAATTAGTCCGATACTTGGAGCTTTTATTTTAACTATGTCCTTAATCCAACTAGCGATTCCTATGTTTTCAGGTAAATGGATAGATGGGTTAAATAATCAATACATGAAGGAGCACAATAAATTTATTGGAGAATTGAATGAACAATTGGGTGCATTTCATATTGTGAAAAGGTTTAAGTTATTAGGCATAATGATTGGAAAATATCAAATGAAAAGCAGCGAAGATTTGGAAAAGAGATATAAATTAGATTTAAGTAAGTATTTACTGAATGAGCTTTCTTTTTTATTGGGACAGATTATGTTTGTAGGTACCTATTGTATAGGTGGAGTTTTAGCAATGAATAGAATCATTTCTGTAGCTGATATAGTTGCCGCCTCGCAGCTAATGACCTATGTGGCTTTTCCGTTGATGAGGTCAAGCAATTATTTAGTGGAAATTAAATCATGCAAAGAATTGAGAGATGAAATTCATGAGATTCTTGATACTAACTTTCCTGACGAGGGAGAATTTCTAAATAATGACAAGAGCAAAATAGATGAATGGGATAAAATAACTATTAAAGGGCTGTCATTCTCGTACAGTTCAGATACACCGGTGATAAAAAATCTTAATTGTGAATTTGAAAAAGGGAAAAAGTATGTTATTGTTGGAAAAAGCGGATCAGGGAAAAGTACTCTCCTAAAAATTATTGCAAAAATGTATATGGGATATACAGGGGAATGTCTGATTGGAAATAACGAGCTATCAAATATAAACGAAAAGGATTATTATGATATTTTAAGTATGGTTGATCAAGAAACATATATTTTTGATGCGACATTAAAGGAAAATGTCACCTTATTTAGCAAAGACTTTTCAAACGAAGATGTTATAAATGCTTTAACAGAAGCAGGAATGAGTGAGTTTCTAAAGAAAATTGACTATAATCTGCTTTTACCTTTAGGAGAACAGGGGAATTCATTATCTGGAGGGGAAAAACAAAGAGTTTCAATAGCTAGGGTTTTCTTAAGAAATCCTCAGATAATTTTATTTGATGAAGGAACTTCAAATTTGGATAATGAAACTGCTGGTGAAGTTGAAGAGGTTTTAATGAATAAAGATAATTGTACCGTTATAGCTGTCATGCACCGATTAAACTATCATACTATGCAGATGGTGGATGAAATACTTGTAATGGACAATGGGGAAATCATTGAGAGAGGGACATATGATGAATTGTACAACAGGAAAGGGTTCTTTTATACTTTGACTATGGAGGGAGAAGAGGTTTTATGA
- the abc-f gene encoding ribosomal protection-like ABC-F family protein — MRYINISNLKKYYGDYELFSIDKFELFSGDKVGIVGQNGSGKSTLLKIIYGIEEYDTGKVDVNALISYLPQYSELTIANSPALESASAGEIQKLRIKRTLEQPHDLLLLDEPTSNLDLDYINFLKERLKKESSFILISHNRDLLNTLCTSILEIENKKVKLYKCTYDEYTRIKEEEVKRQKFEYEEYLAKKEKLYQALKEQKEKEMKFSRKNRKISNSDRKAQEFSSVGRSYSAKQKALAKKAKSIQSRIDQLPVVERPYEAFQIKPWLQLYSLIRSRNKYIIYSDCLNFSYDDGKIIFENAKFYIENGSKTVIVGKNGCGKTTLLNLIADRKSEVGIHISPQVKIGMQSQNLKELDYNKTVGRYILENSIQGESFSRSILYRMGFPADKLQNKINTLSGGEQVKLSLVRLFLSDFNVLIFDEVTNYLDITSITALEELIKMYPGTIICVSHDVRFIKNISTNILRIKDGKIFQDTL, encoded by the coding sequence TTTTCAATAGATAAATTTGAACTTTTTTCTGGTGATAAAGTTGGTATAGTAGGACAAAATGGTTCTGGCAAATCAACACTTCTAAAAATTATATATGGGATTGAGGAGTATGATACCGGAAAAGTAGATGTTAACGCACTCATTTCTTATCTTCCTCAGTATTCAGAACTGACTATTGCAAATAGTCCTGCATTGGAATCTGCAAGTGCTGGTGAGATCCAGAAATTAAGAATTAAAAGAACGCTGGAACAACCTCACGATTTATTATTGCTTGATGAACCAACATCTAATCTTGACTTGGATTATATTAATTTTTTGAAAGAGAGGTTAAAAAAAGAATCATCATTTATATTAATATCTCATAATCGTGATTTACTAAATACTTTGTGTACCTCTATACTTGAAATAGAAAATAAAAAGGTCAAGTTATATAAATGCACATATGATGAATATACACGTATAAAAGAAGAGGAGGTAAAGAGGCAAAAGTTTGAATATGAGGAGTATTTAGCGAAAAAAGAGAAGTTATATCAGGCTTTAAAAGAACAAAAAGAAAAGGAGATGAAGTTTAGCCGTAAGAATAGAAAAATTAGCAATAGCGATAGAAAGGCACAGGAATTCTCAAGTGTAGGTAGGTCCTATTCAGCAAAGCAGAAAGCCCTTGCAAAAAAAGCGAAAAGTATTCAGTCTAGAATTGATCAATTGCCTGTTGTTGAAAGACCATATGAGGCATTTCAAATAAAACCATGGTTACAACTTTATTCCCTTATTAGAAGTAGAAATAAGTATATTATCTACTCGGATTGCCTCAACTTCAGCTATGATGATGGAAAAATAATTTTTGAAAATGCAAAATTTTATATAGAAAATGGAAGTAAAACAGTAATTGTAGGTAAAAATGGCTGTGGGAAAACAACTTTACTAAATCTCATTGCGGATAGAAAATCGGAGGTTGGTATTCATATTTCGCCTCAAGTAAAAATAGGCATGCAATCACAAAATTTAAAAGAACTTGATTATAACAAAACTGTTGGTAGATATATTCTAGAGAATTCAATACAAGGGGAAAGCTTTTCTCGCAGTATTTTATATAGAATGGGTTTTCCTGCTGACAAACTTCAAAACAAAATAAACACCTTGAGCGGAGGTGAACAAGTCAAATTAAGCCTTGTAAGGCTTTTCCTTTCTGATTTTAACGTTTTAATTTTTGATGAAGTTACAAATTATTTAGACATAACTTCTATAACTGCTTTAGAAGAGTTAATCAAGATGTATCCTGGCACGATAATATGTGTATCCCATGATGTTAGATTTATTAAAAACATATCAACAAATATTCTAAGAATAAAAGATGGCAAGATATTTCAAGATACACTATAA